AGCCCAATAAGAGTGTATTGACAGTAAAACTGAATTTATCAAAGTAGCTCTAGCACTATAAGATAGATTTCTAGAACTCCACTGTTTAATCCTAGCTACCATCTTTTCTAGTATGATCCCACATTCAACATTAGTTATACGTTTAGAACAGATGGGAATGCCTAGATATCTGAATGGTAATGAAGCTTGACTGAAACCCAAGGCCTTCACCACTCTATCAATCTCTGAACCAGTCATACCACTGCAATATATTGCAGATTTAGCTTCATTTGGAAAGAGTCTCGAGGTCTTAGAGAATAGTTTGAGTCCCCTAAGCATCCAGAGGATAGATACAAAGTCTCCATGACTGAATAGTAAAATATCATCGGCAAAACAAAGATGGTTCAATTTCAAACTAGCGCATCTATCATGGAATTTATATCCTGGAGAAGAGCTAACTTTAAGCATAATCCTAGATAGATACTCCATACCAAGCACAAATAATAGGGGAGACAAAGGATCACCTTGCCTTAATCCTCTTTTGGCCTCAAAAAATCCATGCAGTGAGCCATTAATCATCAATGAAAACCTAGGAGATCGAACACAAACCATGATGAGCTGTATAAGTTCCTGAGGAAACTGAAAAACAGTGAGCATTTCTTCAATAAAGTCCCATTCTATAGTATCATATGATTTCCTCAAATCCAATTTGATCATGCAACTTGGCCTACAACTTTGTCTCCCATAATATCGAACTAAGTCTTGACATATCATGATATTGTGAGCTATGTATCTACCATGCACAAATCCCCCTTGATTTTCTGCAATTATTTCTGGTAACACTTTCCGAAGTCTTGAGCATATCATCTTGGATGCAACTTTATATATGACATTACAACAAGAAATGGGTCTGAAGTCACACACTGTATCAGGGCAAATATGTTTGGGAATGAGTGTAATGGCTGTGTTATTAATCTCCTTAAGAAGCTTACCCGAATTCAGGAATGACAACACTGCTGTAGTAACCTCCTGACCCACTAGATTCCAATTATCTTGGTAAAAGTAACTGCTAAATCCATCTGGGCCTGGTGCTTTCAATCCTGGAATGGCAAACATTACATCCTTAACCTCCTGAGTTGAAAAACCTCTTGTGAGAGTCTGAATATGAACTGCATTTAAAACTGGTCCAAGCTTCATAATTGACCGAGATACTGTTTTCCTGTGTACCATGGCTGTCCCCAACAAGCTTTGGTAATAATCCAAGAAAGCTTTTTTTTATATCAGTAGGAGAATCTACCCAAACCCCTGTCTCAGTCTTAATAGACAATATCCTATTCTGAATTCTCCTAGCCTTAAGAGAAGCATGAAAGATGTGAGTATTTTCATCACCATTAACCATCCAAACAACTTTAGCTTTCTGAGCTAAGAAACTCAGGTAAGCTTTATGGCAATAAAGAAACTGTTCTCTAGCTAGCTGCTCTTGAGTAATCAACCTGTCATTGAAAGGGTCCTTCTGCAATTGTTCCTGAAGATACTTCAATATTAGACCCGCCTTAAATTCTTTCTGCTGAATGTCCGAAaatccttctctatttatagtcaCTAGCACCTGTTTCAACCTTTTCAGTTTAGATACTACTTGGAACATTGGGGTACCAGTAATTGGTAAGTTCCAACTAGTTTGTATTTTACCTTCATAACCAGGTGCTTCTTTCCACATTCGAAAATACCTAAAAGGCTTCTTCTCCAACTGAATCTTGAAAGAAATATGAACCAGAATCGGACTATGGTCAAAAATCCCTTCTGGTAAGAACACAGCCTCTGAGTTAGGAAATTGGTCAATCCATTGTGAATTAACTAAAGCTCTATCAATCTTTGAATACACCTTCTCCTCTGCTCTCTGTTTATTATTCCAAGTATAATAGCACCCTGAAAATTTCAAGTCTTTCAACTGACAGGATTGCAGACATTGTAGAAAATTACTTGAAATCTTAGTGGTACTTTTTTTGCCTATTCTATCTTGTAGTGAGAGAATTTCGTTGAAGTCACCTATCACCATCCAAGGTTTAGTGATACCACTAGCcaattcttgtaaatccttccaTAGCTGCTCCCTGAAGGACTCAACATTATAACCATACACAAAGGTGACCAAAAACCGGCCTGTTCTATTTGGAACCTGTACTACACAGTGAATTAATTGTGTAGTACATAGCTTGATATCCAAAGAGAAAACTCTTGGGTTCCAAGCAATTATTATCCTACCCTTATCAGTCCAAGCATTATTATTAGTGAAACACCACCCAGAAAACAAACTTGTATATATAGAacccatatttttatttttcacttttgtttcgAGAAGACTAACCAAGCCAACCTTCTTTGAAAGAATCAAGTGCTTAATCTCCCTATGTTTATGTTGACTGTTAATCCCCCGTACATTCCATGTAAGGATTCTATCCATTTCGTGTAGAGGGTCCTCCTCCCTCTCTTCCTGTTTTACTCCTCTGTGACAGGTCAATCTCAGGATCCCCTTCCAGCAGACAAAACTTGTTATTCACAGTCGTTTGATTGACTATAGATTCCTGTATCTTAACTCCTTTGGTAACATTCTGAAATCCTTCTTCATCCACAGTAGCTTTACTTGCGTTTGGTGATGAGACCCTCTGTTTAGGAACCCATTCCTGCTTGACTGCCTTACTCTTCCTGCAAATGTGAGCTTCATGTCCTAGACCAGAGCAATTCGTGCAGATAGTGGGTTTCCATTCATATTCTACAAAAATATCCACTTCCTGGTCCAATTCATTCCAGAAACTGATTCGAGATGGAAATTCTTGTTTCATGGTCACCTCAATAAGAATCCTAGGATAAGCTAACCGATCTCTGTTTCTGGTAATAAAATCAACTTGAATTGGTTTCCCAATTTGACCCACTATCTTGAAGAGTGACCTCTCACCCCAATATTTAAGATCCAGACCACCCAATTGAACCCAAGTCGGAACTGAATCAATATCTTCtttagaaaaatcatcaacaggGTTCCAAGGCTTCATTATCAGCGGTTTCCTCCCAAAAAACAAATATCCTCCATCCAAAATTCTATTCCTCATTTCCATAGACAAAAATCGTATTATAAAAATACCTGATGAGAGAATCCCAACTTTGTCTACTTGATTTTTCCATAACCTCCTCACAAAACCTTCCAGGATTTGAATTGGTGGATTTGCACCAAGCACATAACAGACTATGGAAGATTGCCAATAATTCACCTCATCAGCTATGTCCTCATCATCAATTTTAACTCCTGAAGTCCTCACCTGACTCATAACATCCTTCCCTGCAATACTCTTCTCTTTGGCCCCATAATAAGTGACATTAAAAGCATTAGATTGTAAAATCAAAGATGGAACAACCTTACCCATATCAACATCCTGCATTACTTGCTTAGAGGCCGATATCCAGTCTTCCACATTCTTACATATTCCTTTTCTCGACACTGGAGTAGAATCACCATAAGCTCGCACATCTTCTGCTCCTTGTTCCTCCTCTGACATCTCCAATTCTTGGATCCCTAGAATAGCATCCATAGATCGTGTTTTGATGACTCTATCAGAGGATGTAGGACCTATTTTCTTGATTTTGCCCTTCGATTTGCCTTTCCCCCCAACCTTTGATCCCCTTGCCATGGCGCCGATGAGAACACCGAGAGAGAAAAAAAGTGCGGGAAAAAAAATTGTTTCATTTATTTACTTGTGAATTAGGTAATTCATGaacctaattgttaatgtttttttgttgtttatgtgaagtttgacaatggataaagattggatgtcagcggatagCTTATCATTGAAATATATGAATGTAGTTTAGTTTTTCTTGCAATTTTGTGCAAtgaaatactcaatctcctaatattATTCCTTGTCATTGTGTTAAGTGTATGGTAACATTGTTAGGATGAcaattgttaaaataaaaaatcacttATTTAGGAACGGAATAGAAATTTAGAATACAATAGTTATAACTATATACATAATTAACTTTGAAATTTTAATTACTTTTGTAGATTTTAATAACAAATGTTCACTATacaaatttttttattgatttatggtgttgttttttatgtttatactgttgtttttatatttttgatGTTGTTTTTCTTATCAAATAGGCCAGGGGAATTGACATAAACATTTTCAGTTTCCTTGGTTAAAACATTATGTGGAAATTCttaactgacgcaaaaaatcacGTTTTTTAGCATTTGCGTCAATAGAGCACTGACGCAAACGCAGAATTTGTGGCAGTAGAGTACTGACGCAAATGCATAATTTGTGGCAGTggagcactgacgcaaacgcAGAATTTGTGGCAGTggagcactgacgcaaacgcAGAAGTGGAGCACTGGCGCAAACCTAACATTTGTGGCAATGTtgcactgacgcaaatgctagGCTGGTTTGCGCATGAGATTTCACATCACTTTTAAAATTGTCgcaaatgaccatttttgtagtagtgtttattTGAATTACAACATTCAAATTGTGTGTTAAACCATATTCCCAACAATTactactaattttttttaaaaaatatctaactaattttatcaaataaaaaaattagacagTTTTGAATAGAAATttgattatttcacaaaaatttaattctatgttttgattttttttaatatgttcgtgttatacattatattaaatttattcttttataatatatgatattgtttatttatttaaaatttatatcagATTTAAAATACAtaattgaaataaattaatacattttaaaaataaaactaagaaaacgtGCACTGATGACGACTACAGTGGGGCATGCATTTAGCCCTCATCGGTAGGGTGCATCTCTGTTTTTGGCACTTCGAAAAATTATAATTCAATTCTTTTTATATGAAGatgtttataataattatttaggACATTCCACCAATTTTTGGAAAATTCAAAATAATGTGTGGTACAAAAAACAAGCTTCAAAATAACTTGTTTCTCATGCGTATAAAACAAGCTTGAAAAATAACTTGTTTCttattttcggcactgtaaattatttagaatttctcaaAAACGAGTGGGAGATTCTAAATAGCTACATTGTACAtcgtcatataattttttttttggattgtaATCTATCCATGTACCGAAAATACGTTGTTTTGAAGTCTGTTTTATACGCGAGTGAAACaaattattttgaaatctttTACGGCACCGTAagttattcagaattttctaaaaattggtaggatgactaTTATAAGTACAgtatacaccgtcatataaaaaaaatggatTATAATGTCTTCACGTGCTAATAACAAAAACGTCCTTACCAGTGGGGGAAAAAATTATGCCCCTACCAAAGAATTTTACTATATATATTGAGAAATGTTAAGGGGTACCAATGATGCCTAATATCACAATAAGATAGCATACCATTATTAGTGCAATCTAATAATAGGTTCTACATATTTGAACTTAATAAGTACTATAAGGTATCGCTAAACTAACCATATAATACCAACTCATGTGGTGTTAGACATCTTAAAATATCAAATAGCAACACCCATAGTGCCAGCTAAATTcttattaacaaaaatataagaaatgataaatatttttagatgaagaagaaagatgCATATTGAATAAAGTTAAAGTTGCAATAAATAAAGAAGATCCGACTATAAGTCCAgtgatatatgtatgtatatgtaggTAAGTGTATTAATTGAAGCTATTATTATAGGTGAAAGTAGGGAATGGCAGAGCTACCATCTAGTCCCTTTGATACATAAAGAGTCGTATACTCCTTATAGTGGACCTCCCTGTAGAGTGGGGGGTTGGTCTCAGACAGGAGCTCTTTGATTGGTCCATAAGGTTTCATGGCAGAGCTTGGATAAAAAAAGCATGCTGCTGATATTCGAGGCCCAGCCCCACCCCTTCCCCCTCCCCGCGCAGCCAACACCCTATGCTCCACGCTTTTGAATCTCCCATTCGTTATTATCTATACCCAACGACCAATAAAAACCAATCTAAATTCTTAGTGATCAACTTATTAACAgcataaaatataatagaatatatTAAAAGGAGTTAATTACCATGTCTAACACTACTTTAATATAGGTTACCCGACAACACTTTAGGTgtgatattatattttaaattaaaataggTAGAATAAGATATTATATTGCACCAATAATAGTATGTTATGTAAGATGGTGTTGGACACCAATAATGTCTAATTGGTGTCTAACATGACATGACACGAAAAACTTCTATTGATATAATTTGGTATTGGATTCCAcgtattattttaatttgaaataTAATATATGTGATTCAATATTAAATTGTATATTATAGGTCtgctctattttattttatattgaaATGTAAGAGACTCCTCATTAAATTTAACCAAATAGTGTATATTGCATCAATTAGTATTTGTATACTATAAATGATTCATTACAATACTCTATAAAAATAATA
The genomic region above belongs to Humulus lupulus chromosome 1, drHumLupu1.1, whole genome shotgun sequence and contains:
- the LOC133834174 gene encoding uncharacterized protein LOC133834174 translates to MGSIYTSLFSGWCFTNNNAWTDKGRIIIAWNPRVFSLDIKLCTTQLIHCVVQVPNRTGRFLVTFVYGYNVESFREQLWKDLQELASGITKPWMVIGDFNEILSLQDRIGKKSTTKISSNFLQCLQSCQLKDLKFSGCYYTWNNKQRAEEKVYSKIDRALVNSQWIDQFPNSEAVFLPEGIFDHSPILVHISFKIQLEKKPFRYFRMWKEAPGYEGKIQTSWNLPITGTPMFQVVSKLKRLKQVLVTINREGFSDIQQKEFKAGLILKYLQEQLQKDPFNDRLITQEQLAREQFLYCHKAYLSFLAQKAKVVWMVNGDENTHIFHASLKARRIQNRILSIKTETGVWVDSPTDIKKSFLGLLPKLVGDSHGTQENSISVNYEAWTSFKCSSYSDSHKRFFNSGG